A stretch of DNA from Shewanella sediminis HAW-EB3:
TAGCTATCTTCGTGAAATCACCAAAGGTATTCGAATCGCACGTAAACAGGGTGCACCGGATCTATTCTCGTTACCAATTCCTGCTGCGGAGGCTGCACAATAATGAAGAAGTTAATTACTACAGCAATCGTTGCTGCAACCCTGGCTTTATCTTCAGGTATTGCTAGCGCAGCTGACGCACCTAAGTCTATTGACCAGCTTCTTAAGCAGGTTCAGACAGACCGCGCAAATGCTTCTAAGACAAACAAGAAGCGTGAGCAAGAGTTTAAGAATGAGCGTGGCGATAAAGCGGCACTTCTTAAGCGTGAAAAGAATGCCCTTGCTGCCGAAAGACAGCGCGGTAAAGATCTAAACCAAGCTTTCCTTGATAACGAGCGTAAAATCGGTCAGTTAGAGGAAGACTTAAAAACAGCTCAAGGTGACTTGGGTGAAATGTTTGGTGTTGTTAAAGGTGATGCGGGTGATTTCGCTGGTAAGCTAGCGGGTTCCAACATCTCTGCACAGTATCCTGGCCGTGATGTTTTCATCGCCGACCTTGGTGCTCGTAAGCAGTTACCAAAAATTGATGAACTTGAGCGTTTTTGGGAAGAACAGCTGTTCGAAATGGCTGAATCTGGCAAAGTGGTTAAGTTTGAAGGCGCGGTTACCGATATCGATGGTAGTGTTCGTAACACAACAATCACTCGTGTTGGACCATTCAACCTTTTAGCCGATGGTCAGTACGTTGTTTATAACGCAGATCTAGGCTTGGTTCAGCAGCTTTCACAGCAGCCTGATGGTTATCAGGTCAAAACTGTTGCATCATTTGAAGGTACAACTTCCGGTGCTGCTAAGCTTTACATTGACCCGGTTAAAGGTGTGCTACTGAACATCTTTACTCAGAAGGCGACTATCGAAGAGCGTATTGAAGCGGGTGGAACCATCGGTTACATCATTATCTGCCTACTTATTCTCGGTGCTCTAATCTCTATCGAACGTCTAATCACGCTTGGTGTCGTTGGCGCTAAAGTTAACGCTCAGCGTAAGAACCTAGAAAATCCAGGTAACAATGCGTTAGGTCGAGTACTTAAGGCTTACCAGGACAACAAAGATGTTGATGTTGAAACGCTTGAGCTGAAACTTGACGAAGCGATTCTGAAAGAGACGCCGGCACTTGAGACGCGTATCTCAATCATCAAGGTTCTGGCAGCTATCGCACCTATGATGGGTCTGCTTGGTACCGTAACTGGTATGATTGCAACCTTCCAGAGCATTCAGTTGTTCGGTACGGGTGATCCTAAGCTTATGGCTGGTGGTATCTCTATGGCGCTTATGACTACGGTTCAAGGTCTGGTTGCTGCACTACCGCTTATGCTTATGCACGCAGTTGTAATTGCACGTAGCAAGTCAATCGTACAAGTTCTAGAAGAGCAAAGTGCGGGAATTGTTGCTTCACACGCTGAGAAGAGGAAAGCCTAATGTTATTCCTGATGGATATCTGGGATTCCGTCAGGGGCTTCATGGCCGCCGGGGGCGACGTCCTCTGGCTAGTGGCTGGTGTATTGTTTGTCATGTGGGTATTGATGCTTGAGCGCTACTGGTATCTCAATTGGGTATCACCAAAAGAGCACAAAGCAATCATTAGCGCATGGGAAGCGAGAGAGGATTCAACCTCTTGGTATGCACACCGCATCCGTGAAGCTTGGGTATCCCAAGCGAAGCAAGATTTAACGGCACGTATGCTGCTTATCAAAACCTTAGTTGCAATCTGTCCTATGATAGGTCTGCTAGGTACCGTAACCGGAATGATATCAGTATTCGATGTGATGGCAGTTCATGGCACGAGTAATGCTCGTATGATGGCAGCTGGTATTTCAATGGCAACCATGCCGACAATGGCGGGAATGGTTGCTGCGTTATCGGGAGTATTCTTTAGTACTCGTCTTGACGCAAAAATGAAAATCAGTTTGGCAAAGCTAAAAGACAGTCTGCCGCACCACTAGAGAGAGATTGAACATGGCACGTAGAAAGCATTCTAGCGTAGAAGAGGAAGCTGAGATTGATATGACACCGATGCTCGACATCGTGTTTATCATGCTTATCTTCTTCATTGTAACAACATCGTTTGTTAAACCATCGGGTCTTGATTATAACAAGCCTGAAGCGTCTCAAGCGACGAAGAAGCCTTCAGCTAACATCTTCATTGGTGTGAGCAAGACTGGCGTCATCATGATGGAGAATCGTCAGGTTGATATCGAGCGTGTGACAGCAAACGTAGAACGTATGCTTGCCGAAGCACCAGAAGCTGCTGTACTTATTCAGGCCGACCAGGAAGCGAAACATGGCTTAGTGGTTAAGGTTTTGGATAACGTTAAAGCTGCGGGTATTGATAAGATCTCTGTATCGGCGGGGAATGACTAATATGCTGAGAGGAATAGTATCATTCATTATTGGTGGTGCTGTGACTTTTGCTTTGTTTGTTTTCATGGCGTTTTTGGTAGGTGGCGGTCCAACCCGCCACGATGCCTCGACAGAATCACCTGTCATTGAAATTACCATGAACAAAGATGATGCATCAGCACAGAAAAAACCAAGGGTCAAGCCGAAGCCGCCTACGCCGCCGGAGCAGCCACCTAAGCCGGATGTGACTCCGCCTGACAGTTCATCTGACATCGACACAAATATGTCATTTAACATGGGTGGTGTTGCGGCAGGGGGAGCCAATACAGGCTTTAAACTGGGTAACATGATGACACGCGACGGTGATGCTACACCTATCGTGCGAATCGAGCCTCAGTACCCAATAGCTGCAGCACGTGATGGTAAAGAGGGTTGGGTACAACTTAGCTTTACTATTAATGAGCTCGGTGGTGTAGAAAACGTCAAGATTATTAAGGCTGAACCGAAGCGTTTGTTTAATAAAGAAGCAAAGCGTGCACTTAAAAAGTGGAAGTACAAGCCTAAAATTGTTGATGGTAAAGCATTAAAGCAGCCAGGTATGAAGGTACAACTCGATTTCACCTTAGATAAAGGAGGCAGATAACGATGCGTAAAGTTAGTTTTAAATCGACTAGTATAGCAGCAGCTTTATTGTTCTCCTTAGGTGGAAGTTTAGCTCTGGTACCAGCTGTTAATGCCGCTGAGAAATGTGAAATCGACACGCGTAAGTCCAAAGCTGTTGGTCAATCCGCAGCTAAAAAAGTACAAAAGTCTTTCAAAGCGTATCAAGAGGGTGACATCGACGCAGCGATAGAAGTTTTACTTGAAGCAGATCCTCGTCATGATTTTGATAAAGCGTATATTGCCCGTATGTTGGGTAACTTTTATGCTGAAAAATCTCAGATGGGCACGGCGATCAAGTATCTTAAAACTGCCGTCGATTTCGATATTCTGGGTGGAACTGACACCGCTGCGACTTTACGTCTCTATGCCGATCTCTTATTGCAAGAGAAGAAGTTCAAAGAAGCGATTCCGTACTACTACCGATGGATGGAGTTCACATGTAAGCATGAAGCTCAGATCTATCGTCGTATCGGTATTGCATACTCTGAACAGAAGAACTGGAATAAAGTTCTTGAGGTTGCAGATAAAGGCTTAGCCATCAGTGACAAACCTGACAAAGGTTTGTACCAGATGAAGCTAACGGCTTACTTCAACCAAAAGAAGTATCCAGAAGCGGTTAAAGTGTTAGAGACCATGGTGCCTCTCTTCCAGGACGATAAACGTCTTTGGGTTCAGTTAGCTCAGTTCTATCTGATGACTGAAAAGTACACCAAGTCGCTGGCCACTTATGATTTAGCGTATAAGAATGGATTTTTAGAGACTGCGGGTAACATTACTCGTCTGACTCAGCTGCTTGCACAAAATGGTTCGCCATATCGTGCCGCGACTATCTATCAAAAGCATATGAAATCAGGAGTGATAAAAGAGGAAGAGAAGACTCTTGCGATTTTAGCCGGTTTCTATCATACCGCTAAAGAGCTTAAAGAAGCTGCGCTGTACTATGGCAAAGCGGCTGAAGCGGGTAATAATGGTAAGTACTACCTGCGTCAGGGGCGTATTCTTTCCCTCGATGGCAAGTCTAAGGCTGCTATTCCGGTTCTCAAGAAGGCACTCGATGCCGGTATTGACCACCCTGGTGAAGCTCAGTTTGAATTGGCATTGGCCTATCTCACTAATAAGCAATACAAGTCAGCGTATAAGCGCTGCAAGTTAGCTGTTAAAGATGATAAGACAGCCCGTTCAGCGAAGGGATATATCTCTTATATTAAAGAGAAGGCTCGAATTCACAACGTAACCTTGTAAATTCGTTCCAGAAAAAGGCCCCGAAAGGGGCCTTTTTTTTAACCAAATTTTACTCTTTTAATATTTATTGTAAGTGCCTAAGCTCAATATTTCTGTTTTTCTCACGTCCTAATTCATGGCTTAGACTCTCTACATCTTTAAATATAATCTCGATATTAAGATCTTGTTCTGGTGTGCAGATGCAGCCGGCAAGTTCATAATCCACATGGCTGGTATGTTGTCTACCATATTCAAGATTGAACTGTTTAATCTTGTCTTCAATTCGTTGCAAAACAATTTGGGTACCTGGCTCATCGATGTTGAATAAACCTAATGCAAAACTGTTATTGTTGAGCCTGGCCACCAGATCCGTAGTCCTGAGAATGGCTTCTTGCACTTGTTTCATAAAAAATTCAAGCAAATGAGGTTGCTTAACTGTTTCATGTATGTGCGGGCAAAGATACAATAACGCCAAACTTTGGTGATCTCTTATATGACGGTGCCACTCACGGTTAAACACCTCCATAAAGTAGGTCTGGTTATAGACGCCAGTCTCAGGGTCTCTGAATCCTGAGTTACGAAATGAATAGATCATCGGTTACTCCTTTCTCATTAGCTCAATCTTTGAGGGAGGCTAATCACACGATCAAGTTATATCAATTGCTATAAGTATAGAAAATAACAAGCATTTGCACAGAATATTAGAGAGAGGGATTTAATGAAAAGAGCTTTAATTGCGGTATCAATAGGATTGGTACTAGGCCTAACAGCTTGTTCAGATAGTGAAAAAGCAACTGGGGTATCTGTTAATGCACAAGCGGAAATAGCACAAAACAGCCCAGTTAAACAAGGTCAAGCTATTAAGAATGAAGCTGTAGAGCAGGCTTATTTAACCCTCGTGGATAACTTCTTTAAAGACTACCTTAAACTTGAGCCTATCTATGCGACGTTTGTCGGTGTTAACGATTACAATGACCAGTTCGGTGGTGATCTGACCGATGAGTACCTTAAAGCTCGCCACGAGTTTAATACCAGTTACCTGAAACGTGTCGAACAGATTGATAGAAGCCAGCTCTCTCAAGATCTACAGTTAAGCTACGACATGTTTAGTTATGATCGAAATGTTGCCTTAGTCGATGAGACATTCCCGTCACGCTTTATGCCTATGAATCAGTTCTACAGTACAGTGATAAGCATGGTGCAACTTGGCAGTGGTGAAAGTGCTCAGCCTTTCAACACAGTGGAAGATTACGATAACTGGGCTTCACGTCTCTCTGGTTTTATCAACTGGACTAAGCTCGCACAAGCGCGAATGGATGAGGGGATAAGAAGTAAAGTTGTCCTGCCTCGTATCCTGGTTGAACGCATTATTCCTCAGCTCGAAGCACAGTTGGTAAACCAAGCCAGTGATAGTTTGTTTTACACTCCGGTGAACAATTTTCCGGAAAGTTTTACCCAAGCACAAAAAGATGAGATCACAGTAAAGTACACCCAATTGATAAATAAAGAGCTACTGCCGGCATTAACCTCATTGAAAGAATACTTCGCCATAACCTACTTGCCGGTTGCTCGAGCCAGCGATGGATGGTGGGGGTTGCCCAATGGTAAAGTTTGGTATCAGCACTTAGCTAACTCTCACACGACGACCACTATGTCAGTCGATGAGATCCATCAAATTGGTTTAAGTGAAGTCTCCCGTATTCTGTCTGAAATGGACAAAATTCGTCAGCAGGTAAAGTTTGAAGGCGATTTAACGGCATTTTTTGCTTCATTGTCATCTGAACCAAAGTATTTCTTCAGTGAACGTCAGGGCTTGATAGATGGCTATATGACACTTAAAGATAAGATTAATGCTGAATTGCCTAAATACTTTAACGTTATGCCTGAGGC
This window harbors:
- a CDS encoding DUF885 domain-containing protein, producing the protein MKRALIAVSIGLVLGLTACSDSEKATGVSVNAQAEIAQNSPVKQGQAIKNEAVEQAYLTLVDNFFKDYLKLEPIYATFVGVNDYNDQFGGDLTDEYLKARHEFNTSYLKRVEQIDRSQLSQDLQLSYDMFSYDRNVALVDETFPSRFMPMNQFYSTVISMVQLGSGESAQPFNTVEDYDNWASRLSGFINWTKLAQARMDEGIRSKVVLPRILVERIIPQLEAQLVNQASDSLFYTPVNNFPESFTQAQKDEITVKYTQLINKELLPALTSLKEYFAITYLPVARASDGWWGLPNGKVWYQHLANSHTTTTMSVDEIHQIGLSEVSRILSEMDKIRQQVKFEGDLTAFFASLSSEPKYFFSERQGLIDGYMTLKDKINAELPKYFNVMPEADYVVKPVESFREQSAAGASYESPAVDGSRPGVFYINTYNLKAQPKWGMTTLSLHEAAPGHHFQIAIKQELSGVPEFQRFSGYTAFEEGWALYAEYLGIEMGLFEDPYQYFGKLSDEMLRAMRLVVDTGLHAKGWTREQAIQYMKDNSPMAESDIIAEVERYMAIPGQALSYKVGQLKILSLRAEAEEALGDKFDLKSFHDQVLTSGSLPMAVMEMKIHHWIESQK
- a CDS encoding MotA/TolQ/ExbB proton channel family protein — translated: MLFLMDIWDSVRGFMAAGGDVLWLVAGVLFVMWVLMLERYWYLNWVSPKEHKAIISAWEAREDSTSWYAHRIREAWVSQAKQDLTARMLLIKTLVAICPMIGLLGTVTGMISVFDVMAVHGTSNARMMAAGISMATMPTMAGMVAALSGVFFSTRLDAKMKISLAKLKDSLPHH
- a CDS encoding tetratricopeptide repeat protein, whose translation is MRKVSFKSTSIAAALLFSLGGSLALVPAVNAAEKCEIDTRKSKAVGQSAAKKVQKSFKAYQEGDIDAAIEVLLEADPRHDFDKAYIARMLGNFYAEKSQMGTAIKYLKTAVDFDILGGTDTAATLRLYADLLLQEKKFKEAIPYYYRWMEFTCKHEAQIYRRIGIAYSEQKNWNKVLEVADKGLAISDKPDKGLYQMKLTAYFNQKKYPEAVKVLETMVPLFQDDKRLWVQLAQFYLMTEKYTKSLATYDLAYKNGFLETAGNITRLTQLLAQNGSPYRAATIYQKHMKSGVIKEEEKTLAILAGFYHTAKELKEAALYYGKAAEAGNNGKYYLRQGRILSLDGKSKAAIPVLKKALDAGIDHPGEAQFELALAYLTNKQYKSAYKRCKLAVKDDKTARSAKGYISYIKEKARIHNVTL
- a CDS encoding ExbD/TolR family protein produces the protein MARRKHSSVEEEAEIDMTPMLDIVFIMLIFFIVTTSFVKPSGLDYNKPEASQATKKPSANIFIGVSKTGVIMMENRQVDIERVTANVERMLAEAPEAAVLIQADQEAKHGLVVKVLDNVKAAGIDKISVSAGND
- a CDS encoding MotA/TolQ/ExbB proton channel family protein produces the protein MKKLITTAIVAATLALSSGIASAADAPKSIDQLLKQVQTDRANASKTNKKREQEFKNERGDKAALLKREKNALAAERQRGKDLNQAFLDNERKIGQLEEDLKTAQGDLGEMFGVVKGDAGDFAGKLAGSNISAQYPGRDVFIADLGARKQLPKIDELERFWEEQLFEMAESGKVVKFEGAVTDIDGSVRNTTITRVGPFNLLADGQYVVYNADLGLVQQLSQQPDGYQVKTVASFEGTTSGAAKLYIDPVKGVLLNIFTQKATIEERIEAGGTIGYIIICLLILGALISIERLITLGVVGAKVNAQRKNLENPGNNALGRVLKAYQDNKDVDVETLELKLDEAILKETPALETRISIIKVLAAIAPMMGLLGTVTGMIATFQSIQLFGTGDPKLMAGGISMALMTTVQGLVAALPLMLMHAVVIARSKSIVQVLEEQSAGIVASHAEKRKA
- a CDS encoding diguanylate cyclase domain-containing protein → MIYSFRNSGFRDPETGVYNQTYFMEVFNREWHRHIRDHQSLALLYLCPHIHETVKQPHLLEFFMKQVQEAILRTTDLVARLNNNSFALGLFNIDEPGTQIVLQRIEDKIKQFNLEYGRQHTSHVDYELAGCICTPEQDLNIEIIFKDVESLSHELGREKNRNIELRHLQ
- a CDS encoding energy transducer TonB — encoded protein: MLRGIVSFIIGGAVTFALFVFMAFLVGGGPTRHDASTESPVIEITMNKDDASAQKKPRVKPKPPTPPEQPPKPDVTPPDSSSDIDTNMSFNMGGVAAGGANTGFKLGNMMTRDGDATPIVRIEPQYPIAAARDGKEGWVQLSFTINELGGVENVKIIKAEPKRLFNKEAKRALKKWKYKPKIVDGKALKQPGMKVQLDFTLDKGGR